The DNA sequence TTTTGTTGTTCCACTTCCAAAAAAGACATCAGATAGCCAAAGTAAAAAAGATCATTCGGTTAGCAAAATCTGCAGCTTATTCTATCAGAAGAGAAAAGGAAAAGGCTAAGAGAGTAAAAGCAACTTGACAAGTTTGAAGAGAAAATAGAAAAGTTTCACGACAGAAGAACTTACTTACCATCAAAACCACATGTATAAGATCAAATTTTCTTTTGTGTAAGCCTTGGGTTCACACATTGTACCTCTTCATTTTTTAAGTCAAAATCCTCATTCCTCTTATCTTTCCTGTAGATTTTGGATCACAAGGTTTTGAAGGTTGCCAATATCTAACAGTGGTGTGGCTTCTTATGACTTCTCATTTATATTATCAAGTGACTTATGATTCTGATTTCTGATTAATGTCTGATCCtaattttctttataaaaataatgattgGGCATTCAAAGTTCACAAGAATGTTATTTGGCACTTCGAATTACAGACACAATTTTGTCACCCATGTGGTCTGCTTTCAACAATTGTTAATACCGATGGTAACTTGACAAGTTCATTACCGATGGTCTACTTGAATGTAACCTAACAGAGAATAAAGTTACGACTATCAAATGTTGGAGCAAGTCTATTTAGAACAAGAAAACATTTGATACTACTAAATTTTCCTTCTATCATGATCGAGTTGAACATGGACAACTGCAGTGGGCAACATACTTCAACAAGAGCAAAGATAGGATTTGGAAACACTATACCACTAAAAGTTATTGACAAATGCATTATAATTTTGAGCTATTGATATATGCATCAGACTTCACATATGATAATAGATCAACCAAGCTAATTACAGATTACCCCATGTACTTGGACCTTATTAGCATTACAGTtcctatacttaaaaattttatattataatcCCTATAGTTCTGATAGTGAAACAAATAACCTCATTTGCCCTAGCATCATCAGCTGCATTGACGGAAAACATAACACATGAAACCATGTGCTGGATTGATGCGAAAGTGATGGGCataaagataatttcaacatcccTTTTGTTTCCAATGACGAGCAGCTTGGTGAGTGTGTTGTCGGTCGAGGAGCTGGATGGGGTTAGACGACCTCCGTGGAGGAGGTGACGACAAAGGCAAAGGCTCCCATGAAGAGGGGGAGGCCCAGAGCCATCATGGTGAGGAACCTTTACGAGGTCGACGGTGAGGAACACAACGGCTCTAGGCCTCCACCTCTTTATGGGAGCCTCCACCAATTGAACGCGATTCGTTTAAAGGCTCAGTGTCACCGTCGCCCAGAGGCCGACGATGAGGAACACAACGATAGTGAGAGGTGAGTGATGGTTTCTCACGCAAGTTGGACCGATTCAATGAGGAACTAGTCCGATTGATTGAGCCCAAGTCTGACTTAATTTTGAGTCAGTTCACACAAaaccaaaaggaaggaagaaaggagATGATACCTGATTCCCTTTCCGTTATCCCCCTCTCAAGCTATCGTTCCCTCACCCTCTTTCTACTCCTCACTCTCCCCAGTCCTCCGGGGTAGGCGACAAGCAACAATGGTGTGTCACGAGTGGTGATGTGGGTCACGGTGAGGACCGCGGCATGAAACACTCCCACATGTTGCGGTGCGCTGTGTGAACGTGACCATGCGTTAGCACGTGATAGTTTCTCACGCGAGTTCAAATGTATAGGGTTGAGGCTCCCATGAAGAGGGGAGGCCCAGAGCCGTTGCATTCCTCATCGTGACCTTTGAACACCGCTACATTGGTAACTAAGCGACGATGGCACTGAGCATCCCGACAATGGTCACTCTCGCTACACCAAATGGCAAGGCAAATGGCCCTCCCCCTCTTCATGGGAACCTTCGCCTTCGTTAGCCTCATCATCACCTACCATCTCCGACCGTCCAACCTTATCCAGCTCCACAACATAACTGACGGCACACTCACCAAACGGCTCATCGTtggaaacaaaaaaatatattaaaattatctttttgctcatCATTTTCATACCGATCTAGCACGTTGTATCACATGTTGTATTTTCCGTTAATGCAGCTAATGTTATTAGGACAAATGAGAGTATTTACTTTATTTTTAAAACTATAAggattccaatataaatttttaaagcaCAGAGACCGTGATGCTAATAAGATCCAAGTGcaagggtaatatgtaattagccctagtTAAACCTAATCATCATGCATTTAAAAAAACAGCAGTTCATCATCATTTAAAAGCTCTTTTTCTTCTGTTACTTTCCTCCGCCAGGTAAAACTATAAAACATTTTTCTCCTAATTACACGAATCTACCTACCTTTCTGGTCACAATAATACAACTCCGGACGATTCTGTTTGCGAAAAGACCTCGCATATAAAATGACGAGAGCCATGAGGAAAACACTCGGATAAATCAAGAAGAAAAACGCTGTATCAAAAACCATGAACGAATGTTGCTACGAGAGAAGAAAAAATTCACTATTTTGGGCAGATCGAGACCCTACGCTTTCACGAATCAACCAAAGCTCGCGATGTTTAGATTGGTGAAAAGAACAGAAATGGTAGAAAGAGAGAGAATGAAGAAGAGAAGCAGGAGGGGAAACCTCGCACTGGTCGATGATCATGGATTCGGTGGCCCTGTAAGCGGATCTCCATGCGGCGGAGTCTCTGAAGGCGAGGACGAAGGGGCCAGCAGCGGGATCGTCGGCGGGGCCGGCAGGCACGGGACCTCTGAGGAGCGGGCGCGCCGAATCGAAGGGGACGACGGTGGCAGACGCCGAGAACTCCTCCATGTCGCCCCGCAGGACCGCCGCCACTTCCTCGTCCTCCATTAGGGTTTGTGCAGAAGCACCCCAGCGATGGAGTGTCAATAACAGCTCGCGCGTCATTTATAGAGGGATCCGTGTACGTCGCATGAACATGCGACGGGCATTTTGGGCAAAATAACAAATATGTCATCAGCTTGCAATCATAATCTTATATTTCGTAACATATGGCATTTTGGGCAAAATAACGACACATCATTTATTAACATATAACTTCataacataatataataataGAGGTAGCATAAAAAGATAAACTCTCCTACAAAATAATTTGGAATACATATACACATGGGTAGGTCATATCTCCTATAATAGATAATCATAGTATATTCATAAACTCTCATATCACACATCATCACATTTATTTATGTGCATTCTCATATCACTATATATTAATACATTAAACATATTGTATCGTTATATTTATGAACTCGAATTGCATCTTTGCCGCTTAACCTtaaccaaaacaaaagaaaaaaacattgCAATCATAGATTTATCTTTAACATTATGAAATCATACTCGTCaattagcagcagcagcagaatttTTCAAAGGGATGTTCCAAAGATATCGACTATTTAGATATCATTATCGTGTCTAGTGTTTACAATTCTGAGAACATTTATTTGTTATTCTTCTAACAATGACTTTTCATTCCGAGATGATGGATAGCTCAGCGGAAGATGAAATCAAGCAAGTCTTTGTTTCTGAAGTGGAATCCACGGAGGAAACGAAGGGTTTTGGGGGCATCGGCAGGCTGCTCGCATCAGCTTCCAGCATTTCCAACACCTTTGCCATTGTCGGTCTCTCCGATGGCTTTATTTGGATGCACCACAATCCAACCACCGCCAGCTTCTTCTCCAACTCCTCTATCTCCGAGGTGTCGTCGAATTGGATCTCCTGCTGCCGAGCGAGCTTATCGTATATCCACGAAGGATAGTAAACCTGGCTCGAATTCTCTGCACGAGGATTCACGTTCCTCCTCCTTCCTGCCATCTCCATCAGCAGCATCCCAAAGCTATAGACATCGGATTTGTGTGATATGATTCCAAAGCTCCTGGAGATCAACTCGGGAGCTATGTATCCCACCGTCCCCCTGGCGGCACTGACTGACACCAGACTGTTGCCCTTGGGATACAGCTTTGCGAGTCCGAAATCAGAAATCTTGGGCGTGAAATTGCGGTCGAGGAGAATGTTATGAGGCTTGATGTCGAAGTGCAGAATCTGCATGTCACACCCTCGATGCAAGTAGTGGATGCCGCGGGCGACGCCCATGGCTATGTCGATGAGCTTTTCCGAGGTAAAAGTGCGGGCCGTGGTTGGTTTGGAAGCGAAGATGTACCTGTCGAGGGAGCCATtgggcatgtactcgtagacGAGCGCCCGCTTGGATCCCTCGGCGCAGTAGCCGACCAGCCTCACCACATTCACATGGTGGATCCTGCCGATGGTGGCGACTTCGCTGATGAAATCGTCGCCGTTGCATTTGGAGTTGCCGAGCAGTTTGACGGCCACGAGAAGGCCACCGGCGAGCTCGCCCTTGAACACGGATCCGAACCCTCCCTGGCCTAGCTTCTGCCTGAAGTGCCGTGTGATGGCGACGATGTCGGTGTAGGCGTACCTGGTGGGCGTCAGCGTTTGCTGAGCGCGGAGGAACTTCTCCACGGTGTCCACGGAGGCTCGGCTGACCCACAGTTTGTGAAGAAGGAAGACACAGAGTATGATCGGCGCCATCACGAACCGGCATAGTATCAACAGCACTGCGTAACAGAGGAAACAAAGGAAGCTGAGAACCAGAGAGTAGCATGCAGTGCAGAACGAGGAATACCAGTGGGACATTACCTATCAAGAGCTGTACAATCAGAATGAGTACGGTTACAGCAATAGTAATCCTAGAAATGAAAGTGCGGTAGAAGTGATCTTCCATGCAGGATTTAAAATGAAGCTCACTTCTGACCACGGAGTAGACGATGGATAGTAGCTGCTTGCTGGTTATTAGGTCGGAGAACATGCTGCATGAGATGAACGGAAGAAGTCAGCTACCGCTCGAATGAGGAACACGCGGGGCATCTCAACATCATGCAGGGCGGCAGCTGCTACCTTGTGGCTTCTTTCAGACATCGGTGAATTATGGTAGATTTCCTGTTTCTTCGAGGAATATTACAATTGAACCCCTTCTGCAGGATTCTGAATGCGTCGATCGATGAACTCGGTGGTATCACAAATGCATCATCAGCGACCGGAATCATTGATTGATACTCGCACCCCGGATGAAGGTAGAACAGTTCATCTACATTTAGGCCAACGATGACATAGACAAACGTGTCCTTGCTGCTCAGACAGGAAAGGAGGTGATACCGTGTGTCGTTGTGGATCGGCTCGCTGCAACTCATGTAACTGGCCCAGTAAACTGAATCGCAATTGATTTCGGTAGCCGACATGTTGTCGAAAGAATACGATTGCGTAGGGAGACCACAACTTCCATTGGCGAGGTTAGGATCCACCAGCCGGATCCAAGCAGAATAGGACGATCTGTACGATATCTGAGTGACGAAGTAGTCTGCAGAGCCAATCCTGAAGGTAGATCTGTTGGCGTCGCAGCTGAGTTGGTAGGTTGTCACCCCGCAGATGGATGGATCATCTTTGCGACGGAAAGGGTATTTGACGTCCCGGAGCTGCCCACAGGAGAATGGAGGGCAATCTTCTTGTCTTGCAGCTGCTAATCCAGAAAAGAGGAGATGCAGCAGCAGAAGCAGAGGAAAGATAGCTGATGCTTCGGTGGCGGCCATAGGCAAACGGAGAGAGCAAGCCTCCTCTTCACAGCGGTCGCTTTTGGCGGCTTCTCGATCTTTCGTTCACTGCATAATTCCGAAAGAAGACCAAAGTgttccctttct is a window from the Musa acuminata AAA Group cultivar baxijiao chromosome BXJ2-1, Cavendish_Baxijiao_AAA, whole genome shotgun sequence genome containing:
- the LOC103987705 gene encoding rust resistance kinase Lr10, yielding MAATEASAIFPLLLLLHLLFSGLAAARQEDCPPFSCGQLRDVKYPFRRKDDPSICGVTTYQLSCDANRSTFRIGSADYFVTQISYRSSYSAWIRLVDPNLANGSCGLPTQSYSFDNMSATEINCDSVYWASYMSCSEPIHNDTRYHLLSCLSSKDTFVYVIVGLNVDELFYLHPGCEYQSMIPVADDAFVIPPSSSIDAFRILQKGFNCNIPRRNRKSTIIHRCLKEATSMFSDLITSKQLLSIVYSVVRSELHFKSCMEDHFYRTFISRITIAVTVLILIVQLLIVLLILCRFVMAPIILCVFLLHKLWVSRASVDTVEKFLRAQQTLTPTRYAYTDIVAITRHFRQKLGQGGFGSVFKGELAGGLLVAVKLLGNSKCNGDDFISEVATIGRIHHVNVVRLVGYCAEGSKRALVYEYMPNGSLDRYIFASKPTTARTFTSEKLIDIAMGVARGIHYLHRGCDMQILHFDIKPHNILLDRNFTPKISDFGLAKLYPKGNSLVSVSAARGTVGYIAPELISRSFGIISHKSDVYSFGMLLMEMAGRRRNVNPRAENSSQVYYPSWIYDKLARQQEIQFDDTSEIEELEKKLAVVGLWCIQIKPSERPTMAKVLEMLEADASSLPMPPKPFVSSVDSTSETKTCLISSSAELSIISE